From the genome of Fusobacterium varium, one region includes:
- the wecB gene encoding UDP-N-acetylglucosamine 2-epimerase, with amino-acid sequence MSDIFFEELKINKPKYNLNIGSGNHGEQTGKMIIEIEKVLLYEKPKLVLLYGDTNSTLAGAISASKLHIPIFHVEGGIREHNIFEPEEINRILTDHISTYIFTPLLSSMEELKVEGLYTKGINSGDVMLDRILENKEYYGNDEIIKKEKLERYNYYLLTLHRPTNVDDKERLIHLLKIINSLDKKVLFPIHPRTQAKLKEFEINIKSFKNIKFIAPLGYNEILSCINFAKAVLTDSGGLQKEVAFLNKKCVVIFEYTPWKELEKAGYIHVWNDLNKEELFKELNENYFKENIFEIFGNGKASEIIVDKIINFLYK; translated from the coding sequence ATGTCTGATATTTTTTTTGAAGAATTAAAAATAAATAAACCTAAATACAATCTAAATATTGGATCTGGAAATCATGGTGAACAAACTGGAAAAATGATAATTGAAATAGAAAAAGTTTTATTATATGAAAAACCAAAATTAGTTTTATTATATGGAGATACAAATTCAACATTAGCAGGGGCAATATCAGCTTCTAAATTACATATTCCAATTTTTCATGTTGAAGGAGGAATAAGGGAACATAATATATTTGAACCAGAAGAAATCAATAGAATTTTAACAGATCATATTTCAACATATATTTTTACTCCTTTATTATCTTCTATGGAAGAATTGAAAGTAGAAGGTTTATATACAAAAGGAATCAATTCTGGAGATGTAATGCTTGATAGAATTTTAGAAAATAAAGAATATTATGGAAATGATGAAATTATAAAAAAAGAAAAATTAGAAAGATATAATTATTATTTATTGACTCTACATAGACCAACTAATGTAGATGATAAAGAAAGGTTAATACATTTATTGAAAATAATTAATAGTTTAGATAAAAAAGTTTTATTTCCAATTCATCCAAGAACACAAGCTAAATTAAAAGAGTTTGAAATTAATATAAAAAGTTTCAAGAATATAAAGTTTATAGCTCCTTTGGGATATAATGAAATTTTAAGCTGTATAAATTTTGCAAAAGCTGTATTGACTGATTCAGGAGGATTACAAAAAGAAGTTGCTTTTTTAAATAAAAAATGTGTAGTTATTTTTGAATATACTCCTTGGAAAGAATTAGAGAAAGCAGGTTATATACATGTTTGGAATGATTTAAATAAAGAAGAATTATTTAAAGAATTAAATGAGAATTATTTTAAAGAAAATATATTTGAAATTTTTGGAAATGGAAAAGCTTCAGAAATTATTGTAGATAAAATAATAAATTTTTTATATAAATAA
- a CDS encoding Glycosyl transferases group 1: MMEVQSFGIPIIATNVGGVNEIVNEKTGILLSANPTILEIIDGIEKILNMSKNEYDEYRINSYINWHENFNAKKNYKDFVMELFDENKKI, translated from the coding sequence ATGATGGAAGTTCAAAGTTTTGGAATACCTATAATAGCAACAAATGTTGGTGGAGTGAATGAAATTGTGAATGAAAAAACAGGAATTTTATTATCTGCTAATCCAACAATATTAGAAATAATTGATGGGATAGAAAAAATATTAAATATGTCAAAAAATGAGTATGATGAATATCGGATCAATTCTTATATTAATTGGCATGAAAATTTTAATGCAAAAAAAAATTATAAAGACTTTGTAATGGAGTTGTTTGATGAAAATAAAAAAATATAA
- the arnB_1 gene encoding UDP-4-amino-4-deoxy-L-arabinose--oxoglutarate aminotransferase: MNIPLLNLKRQYKYLKNDIEKVISEILESGAYINGPYTKKLEERLKEYLNVKHVIGVANGTDALVITLKSLGIKEGDEVITTPFTFFATAEAISMVGAKPVFVDVRLEDFNIDSEKIEIAITDKTKAIMPVHLFGTPADMDKINEIAQRYNLYVIEDACQAIGAKYKGKMVGSIGDVACFSFFPTKNLGTYGDGGLITTNNDEIASICRALKAHGSGVQGETAFNFLNNIQKEVSEEKNVDDTVYNPKKYYNYLIGYNSRLDELHAGILNIKLDYLDKWNDKRIENARYFDENLKNTELKLMNLDKENKNVYHMYILQSENREKLIEKLEKNGIGYGIYYPVPLHLQKVYKKMGYKEGDMLNSEYLSKRTIAIPVDPELTEEEKEYILSVLR; encoded by the coding sequence ATGAATATTCCATTATTAAATCTAAAAAGACAGTATAAATATTTAAAAAATGATATAGAAAAAGTGATTTCTGAAATATTAGAAAGTGGAGCATACATAAATGGCCCATATACTAAAAAACTAGAAGAAAGATTAAAAGAATATTTAAATGTGAAACATGTTATAGGAGTGGCTAATGGAACAGATGCTCTAGTAATAACATTAAAATCTCTTGGAATAAAAGAAGGAGATGAAGTTATAACAACACCATTTACATTTTTTGCAACAGCAGAAGCTATATCAATGGTAGGGGCAAAACCAGTTTTTGTAGATGTAAGATTAGAAGATTTTAATATTGATTCAGAAAAAATAGAAATAGCGATTACAGATAAAACGAAAGCCATAATGCCAGTACATCTATTTGGAACTCCAGCAGATATGGATAAAATAAATGAAATTGCTCAAAGATATAACCTTTATGTAATAGAGGATGCTTGTCAAGCAATTGGAGCAAAATATAAAGGAAAAATGGTAGGAAGTATAGGAGATGTAGCATGCTTTTCATTTTTCCCAACTAAAAATTTAGGAACATATGGAGATGGAGGATTAATAACTACAAATAATGATGAAATTGCTTCTATATGTAGAGCATTGAAAGCTCACGGAAGTGGAGTACAAGGAGAAACTGCTTTTAATTTTTTAAATAATATACAAAAAGAAGTAAGTGAAGAAAAAAATGTAGATGATACAGTATATAATCCTAAAAAATATTATAACTATTTAATTGGATATAATTCAAGATTAGATGAACTTCATGCAGGAATCTTAAATATAAAATTAGATTATCTTGATAAATGGAATGATAAGAGAATAGAAAATGCAAGGTATTTTGATGAAAATTTAAAAAATACAGAATTAAAACTGATGAATTTAGATAAAGAAAATAAAAATGTTTATCATATGTATATATTACAGAGTGAGAATAGAGAAAAATTGATAGAAAAACTTGAAAAGAATGGAATTGGTTATGGAATATATTATCCAGTGCCATTACATTTACAAAAAGTTTATAAAAAAATGGGATATAAAGAAGGGGATATGCTAAATTCAGAATATCTTTCAAAGAGAACAATTGCAATACCAGTAGATCCAGAATTAACAGAAGAAGAAAAAGAATATATATTAAGTGTTTTAAGGTAG
- a CDS encoding putative glycosyl transferase, giving the protein MKKDSRIILINKKNEGPSAARNDGIKKSTGKYILQVDSDDWVEEESLSKLYGYAEKNSLDIVSFNYYREFFKESIKIQVLFEINKNFFTSIEYFNLFLTEREIPSVCNKLIKSTIYKNNHILYPVGINLGEDLATITKLIYFSQKIGYLDEYLYHYRYNDKSITSTLTGSKRAELFKIYENLKEFFRKKN; this is encoded by the coding sequence ATGAAAAAAGATTCAAGAATTATTTTAATAAATAAGAAAAATGAAGGGCCATCAGCTGCAAGAAATGATGGGATAAAAAAAAGTACTGGAAAATATATTTTACAGGTTGATTCAGATGATTGGGTGGAAGAAGAAAGTTTATCTAAATTATATGGTTATGCAGAAAAGAATAGTTTAGATATTGTATCTTTTAACTATTACAGAGAATTTTTTAAAGAAAGTATAAAAATACAAGTTTTATTTGAAATAAATAAAAATTTTTTTACATCAATAGAATATTTTAATTTGTTTTTAACAGAAAGAGAAATTCCATCAGTATGTAATAAATTGATTAAATCTACAATATATAAAAATAATCATATTCTTTATCCTGTTGGAATAAATTTAGGAGAAGACTTAGCTACAATTACTAAATTAATCTATTTTTCTCAAAAAATAGGATATTTAGATGAATACTTATATCATTATAGATATAATGATAAAAGTATCACTTCAACATTAACAGGTAGTAAAAGAGCAGAACTTTTTAAAATATATGAAAATTTAAAAGAATTTTTCAGGAAAAAAAATTAG
- the afr_2 gene encoding 1,5-anhydro-D-fructose reductase, with protein sequence MYRFAIIGCGRISHKIAEGLAGNKDKAMLIALSDIVEDKTTSTEKIYNEKLGLNLSVNKYTDYKEMIKNENIDVVIISTESGYHEEIGLYCLENNINVIIEKPIALSIEGAQRLVNKAKEKGLKIGVSHQNRFNYPIQLLKKAIVEGKMGKIFNGMARILWTRDMNYYLQAPWRGTWELDGGTLMNQCIHNIDLLNWMMNSEIDTVYAQTSNYIRDIEAEDYGVIVIRYKDGKIGTIEGSAIIYPKNLEETLTITGEKGTVVIGGMAVNKINTWRIDGDKEEEYLKIDSGDPNSVYGYGHKALYKDFIEALEENREPLINGIQGMEAMKIILAAYKSQMTGLAVKFDEFKDFSTLKMKKISLREISKDE encoded by the coding sequence ATGTATAGATTTGCAATAATTGGTTGTGGAAGAATATCTCATAAAATAGCTGAAGGATTAGCAGGAAATAAAGATAAAGCAATGCTTATTGCTCTTTCAGATATTGTTGAAGATAAGACGACTTCTACAGAAAAAATATATAATGAAAAATTAGGATTAAATTTATCAGTAAATAAATATACTGATTATAAAGAAATGATAAAAAATGAAAATATTGATGTAGTAATAATTTCTACTGAAAGTGGTTATCATGAAGAAATAGGATTGTATTGTTTAGAAAATAATATAAATGTAATTATTGAAAAACCTATTGCCTTATCAATTGAAGGAGCTCAAAGACTTGTAAATAAAGCAAAAGAAAAAGGATTAAAAATAGGTGTAAGTCATCAAAATAGGTTTAATTATCCTATACAACTATTAAAGAAAGCTATTGTTGAAGGAAAAATGGGGAAAATTTTTAATGGAATGGCTAGAATATTATGGACAAGAGATATGAATTATTATTTACAAGCACCTTGGAGAGGTACATGGGAATTAGATGGAGGAACATTAATGAATCAATGTATTCACAATATTGATTTATTAAATTGGATGATGAATTCAGAAATAGATACAGTATATGCTCAAACTTCTAATTATATAAGAGATATAGAAGCAGAAGATTATGGAGTAATTGTAATAAGATACAAAGATGGAAAAATAGGAACAATTGAGGGAAGTGCAATTATTTATCCTAAAAATTTAGAAGAAACTTTAACCATTACAGGAGAAAAGGGAACAGTGGTAATAGGTGGCATGGCAGTAAATAAGATAAATACTTGGAGAATAGATGGAGACAAAGAAGAGGAATATCTAAAAATTGATTCAGGGGACCCTAATTCAGTATATGGATATGGACATAAAGCGCTTTATAAAGATTTTATAGAAGCCTTGGAAGAAAATAGAGAACCATTAATAAATGGAATTCAAGGAATGGAAGCTATGAAAATAATATTAGCAGCATATAAATCACAAATGACAGGATTAGCTGTTAAATTTGATGAATTTAAAGACTTTTCAACCCTAAAAATGAAAAAAATAAGTTTAAGAGAGATATCTAAAGATGAATGA
- a CDS encoding HAD hydrolase, family IB → MEKIAVFDLDGTLYEENSHIEILSKFYKTNIYKSLILKIFYKIFPKYTLKILKKQYDLIPSNFKKNFILPFRESALKLLEKKRREGYKIIIISNAPFHLVENAAKKLNVDFEIANIGEKDKVLKKYFYKKLMVCSDNTTDINILKLADEKYIYIKIKGQRKSSKI, encoded by the coding sequence ATGGAAAAAATAGCAGTCTTTGATTTAGATGGAACTTTATATGAAGAGAATTCACATATAGAAATATTAAGTAAATTTTATAAAACTAATATTTATAAATCATTAATTTTAAAAATTTTTTATAAAATTTTTCCAAAATATACATTAAAAATATTAAAGAAACAATATGATTTAATACCAAGTAATTTTAAAAAAAATTTTATACTACCTTTTAGAGAAAGTGCATTAAAATTATTAGAAAAAAAAAGAAGAGAAGGTTATAAAATTATAATAATTTCTAATGCACCTTTCCATTTAGTAGAAAATGCTGCTAAAAAACTAAATGTAGATTTTGAAATTGCTAATATAGGGGAAAAAGATAAGGTTTTAAAAAAATATTTTTATAAAAAACTAATGGTATGTAGTGATAATACTACAGATATAAATATTTTAAAATTAGCAGATGAAAAATATATTTATATAAAAATAAAAGGGCAGAGAAAAAGTTCAAAGATATAG
- the tuaD_2 gene encoding UDP-glucose 6-dehydrogenase tuaD produces MNNKMIETIRIAVVGMGYVGLPLAITFSEQGFNVIGFDINKGKISKYLNGEDPTNEVGDERIKNSKNIEFTSDETKLREANFIIVAVPTPVLENKMPDLRPLEGASKIVGRNLSKGTIVVYESTVYPGATEEVCMPILEKESGMVCGKDFKIGYSPERINPADKDNTLRTITKITSGMDRESSDIIAEVYGEIITAGIHRASSIKVAEAAKVIENSQRDINIAFVNELSLIFDRIGIDTMEVLEAAGTKWNFIPYKPGLVGGHCIGVDPYYLANKASELGYHAQVILSGRRINDGMAKFIAEKTIKKLINNSIRVKGADILVMGLTFKENCPDLRNSKINDVITELKEYGANVHVIDPVAPKEEAKREYGIILEDENCIKNMDAVVVAVGHKEYREMEIEKLRKYFNPIYSKPLLIDVKSIFNKEKAEKEYDYWRL; encoded by the coding sequence ATGAATAATAAAATGATAGAAACTATAAGAATAGCAGTAGTAGGAATGGGATATGTTGGATTACCATTAGCAATTACATTCTCTGAACAAGGATTTAATGTTATTGGATTTGATATTAATAAAGGAAAAATTAGTAAATATTTAAACGGAGAAGATCCAACAAATGAAGTTGGAGATGAAAGAATTAAAAATTCTAAAAATATAGAATTTACTTCTGATGAAACAAAATTGAGAGAAGCTAACTTCATTATAGTAGCAGTTCCAACTCCAGTTCTTGAAAATAAAATGCCAGATTTAAGGCCACTTGAAGGAGCTTCTAAAATAGTGGGAAGAAATTTATCTAAAGGAACAATAGTTGTATATGAATCAACAGTATATCCTGGAGCTACTGAAGAAGTTTGTATGCCAATTTTAGAAAAAGAATCAGGAATGGTATGTGGGAAAGATTTTAAAATAGGATATTCCCCAGAGAGAATAAATCCAGCTGATAAAGATAATACTTTGAGAACAATAACAAAAATTACTTCAGGAATGGATAGAGAAAGTAGTGATATTATTGCAGAAGTTTATGGAGAAATAATAACAGCAGGAATACATAGAGCTAGTTCAATAAAAGTAGCTGAAGCAGCAAAAGTAATAGAAAATTCTCAAAGAGATATAAATATAGCTTTTGTAAATGAACTTTCTTTGATATTTGACAGAATAGGAATTGATACAATGGAAGTTCTTGAAGCAGCAGGAACTAAATGGAATTTCATTCCATATAAACCAGGACTTGTAGGAGGACACTGTATAGGAGTTGATCCATATTATTTGGCAAATAAAGCATCAGAGCTTGGATATCATGCACAAGTAATACTATCAGGAAGAAGAATAAATGATGGAATGGCAAAATTTATTGCTGAAAAAACTATTAAAAAATTAATCAATAATAGTATAAGAGTAAAGGGAGCAGATATTTTAGTAATGGGTTTAACATTTAAAGAGAATTGTCCAGATTTAAGAAATTCTAAAATAAATGATGTAATTACAGAATTAAAAGAATATGGAGCTAATGTTCATGTAATAGATCCAGTGGCACCAAAAGAAGAAGCAAAAAGAGAATATGGAATAATTTTGGAAGATGAAAATTGTATAAAAAATATGGATGCTGTAGTAGTAGCAGTAGGACATAAAGAATATAGAGAAATGGAAATTGAAAAACTAAGAAAATATTTTAATCCAATATATTCTAAGCCTTTATTAATAGATGTGAAATCAATATTTAATAAAGAAAAAGCTGAAAAAGAATATGATTATTGGAGATTATAA
- the phaJ_3 gene encoding (R)-specific enoyl-CoA hydratase, translated as MEYKDFKIGMKASISKTITETDVILYSGLSLDTNPLHINNEYAKKTFFKEKIVHGMFSAGLISAVLGTRLPGEGSIYLEQYLSFIKPVFINDTITATVKIIELQNEKKIILLSTVCTNQKEEIILQGQAKILKR; from the coding sequence ATGGAATATAAAGATTTTAAAATCGGAATGAAAGCTTCTATTTCGAAGACAATAACAGAAACAGATGTAATTCTTTATTCTGGATTATCATTAGATACAAACCCACTTCACATTAATAATGAATATGCCAAAAAAACATTTTTTAAGGAAAAAATAGTTCATGGTATGTTTTCGGCTGGGTTAATTTCAGCAGTTTTAGGAACAAGACTTCCAGGAGAGGGAAGTATTTATTTGGAGCAATATTTAAGTTTTATTAAACCAGTATTTATAAATGATACTATTACAGCAACAGTAAAAATTATTGAGTTACAAAATGAAAAAAAAATAATTTTGCTTTCTACAGTATGTACTAATCAAAAAGAAGAAATCATTTTACAAGGACAAGCTAAGATCTTAAAAAGGTAG
- the lpxD_3 gene encoding UDP-3-O-(3-hydroxymyristoyl)glucosamine N-acyltransferase, giving the protein MITKKFEYNVKKINEKYNFNIYNASTLSNPKDNTIIFLKKDNEELLEKLKNIKNSILIINGKLDAKKLEEYNLVIYDENPRLRYAQLLTEILKKDKKEYKIFFKDGYYFGENVEIGKNVIIEPFVKIGSNVQIGDNTIIKSGALIENNVKIGKNCYIREKSVIGGEDFGIERDKEGRTFRIPHIGGVIIGDNVEVGTFSTVCSGTIEATIVEDYVKIDTGVNVGHNTKIGKGTLITAGVIIGGSTIVGKNCTLGLNSSIKNGIQIGNNVTLGMAARIVKSIEDNQILTNEKADTLENIIKFSNYKKEILKKL; this is encoded by the coding sequence ATGATTACCAAAAAGTTTGAGTATAATGTAAAAAAAATAAATGAAAAATATAACTTCAATATCTACAATGCTTCAACTTTAAGCAATCCCAAAGATAATACAATAATTTTTTTAAAAAAAGATAATGAAGAATTATTAGAAAAATTAAAAAATATAAAAAATTCTATTTTAATAATAAATGGTAAGTTAGATGCTAAAAAGTTAGAAGAGTACAATTTGGTAATTTATGATGAAAATCCAAGATTAAGGTATGCACAATTATTAACAGAGATTTTAAAAAAGGATAAAAAAGAATATAAAATTTTCTTTAAAGATGGATATTATTTTGGAGAAAATGTAGAAATTGGAAAAAATGTAATAATAGAACCTTTTGTAAAAATAGGAAGCAATGTACAAATTGGAGATAATACAATTATTAAGAGTGGGGCACTAATAGAAAATAATGTAAAAATAGGGAAAAATTGCTATATAAGAGAAAAAAGTGTTATTGGTGGAGAAGATTTTGGAATAGAGAGAGATAAAGAAGGAAGGACTTTTAGAATTCCTCATATAGGTGGGGTGATTATTGGAGACAATGTTGAAGTTGGAACCTTTTCAACTGTTTGCAGTGGAACAATTGAAGCAACTATTGTAGAAGATTATGTAAAAATAGATACAGGTGTAAATGTAGGACATAATACTAAAATAGGAAAAGGAACTTTAATAACTGCTGGAGTGATAATAGGAGGGAGTACAATAGTAGGAAAAAATTGTACTTTAGGTTTAAATTCATCTATAAAGAATGGGATCCAAATAGGAAATAATGTTACTTTAGGAATGGCAGCTAGAATAGTAAAAAGTATAGAAGATAATCAAATTTTGACAAATGAAAAGGCAGATACATTAGAAAATATTATAAAATTTAGTAATTACAAAAAAGAAATATTGAAAAAATTATAA
- the lpxD_2 gene encoding UDP-3-O-acylglucosamine N-acyltransferase, which yields MKLSELNIGEVIRDSEFDWLGLTAEEYEGRKVLTFLNDEKYIEEVIKNKSITSIITTLKITDKIKNLNIGILISKNPKKDFFELHNKLVEENFYFIKEENKISSKALISPKATIGEYNIEIEENVLIEDNVTIYPNTVIKKNSIIRAGSRIGGNGFEFSRFEDEILSIKSAGKVIIKENVEIQNNNTIDKGVFGETILSKNVKTDNLVHIGHDVIIGENTFLTACVEISGRVKIGKNSYFGPNCTIKNGIIIGENAKITMGAVVTKNVNDNETVTGNFAVSHTDYLKILKFLLKEVE from the coding sequence ATGAAATTATCAGAGTTAAATATTGGAGAAGTAATAAGAGATTCAGAATTTGATTGGTTAGGATTAACAGCAGAAGAATATGAAGGAAGAAAAGTTTTAACTTTTTTAAATGATGAAAAATATATTGAAGAAGTAATAAAAAATAAATCAATAACATCTATAATAACAACATTGAAAATAACTGATAAAATTAAAAATTTAAATATAGGAATATTAATTTCTAAAAATCCTAAAAAAGATTTTTTTGAACTTCATAATAAATTAGTAGAAGAAAATTTTTATTTTATAAAAGAAGAAAATAAAATTTCATCTAAAGCATTAATTTCACCTAAAGCAACAATAGGAGAATATAACATTGAAATAGAAGAAAATGTATTGATTGAAGATAATGTTACTATCTATCCAAATACTGTTATTAAAAAAAATAGTATTATTAGAGCTGGAAGTAGAATAGGTGGAAATGGATTTGAATTTAGTAGATTTGAAGATGAAATTTTATCAATAAAATCAGCAGGAAAAGTTATTATAAAAGAAAATGTAGAAATACAAAATAATAATACAATAGATAAAGGCGTTTTTGGAGAGACTATTTTATCAAAAAATGTAAAAACAGATAATTTAGTTCATATAGGTCATGATGTAATTATTGGAGAAAATACCTTCCTTACAGCTTGTGTAGAAATAAGTGGAAGGGTAAAAATAGGAAAAAATTCTTATTTTGGTCCTAATTGTACTATTAAAAATGGAATAATAATAGGAGAAAATGCAAAAATTACAATGGGAGCAGTTGTTACTAAAAATGTTAATGATAATGAAACTGTAACAGGAAATTTTGCTGTATCTCATACAGATTATTTAAAAATTCTAAAGTTTTTATTAAAAGAGGTTGAATAA
- a CDS encoding colanic acid biosynthesis glycosyltransferase WcaL, producing the protein MKLLYFVPMEIKEFDGISKKILYQVAALKKLGVEVEICCEKIEYNKIFRKIFNTNITLEKSVGNIMTKQLLYYKYEKTLKYIFENNFEIVYIRYVYMANPCFIKFLKKIKEKNIKVILEVPTYPYDKELVHKDIIRQIKYFIERKYRDKMCNYVDKIITFSDDDEIFGIKTIKISNGIDPNEIPIIDKNVKKSINEINFIGVAGIAFWHGFDRFILSMVEYYKNNPKEIIKFHIVGDGDKEVVNNLKKLVKENKLEDYVTFYGYKSGKKLDDIYNDSDIAIGSLGFFRTGDIMGSTLKVREYCARGIPFIIGYKDISLNKELKFYYEVSNDETLLDLNKILEWYENLNVKSEEIRKFAIENLSWDKQIKIILENI; encoded by the coding sequence ATGAAATTATTATATTTTGTACCAATGGAAATTAAAGAATTTGATGGTATAAGCAAAAAAATATTGTACCAAGTAGCAGCATTAAAAAAATTAGGAGTAGAAGTAGAGATTTGTTGTGAAAAAATTGAATATAATAAAATATTTAGAAAAATATTTAATACAAATATTACTTTAGAGAAATCAGTTGGTAATATAATGACTAAACAATTACTTTATTACAAATATGAAAAAACATTAAAGTATATTTTTGAAAATAACTTTGAGATTGTTTATATAAGATATGTATATATGGCTAATCCTTGTTTCATTAAATTCTTAAAAAAAATAAAAGAGAAGAATATAAAAGTAATTTTGGAAGTTCCAACATATCCATATGATAAAGAATTAGTTCATAAGGACATAATTAGACAAATAAAATATTTCATTGAAAGAAAATATAGAGATAAAATGTGTAACTATGTAGATAAAATTATAACTTTTTCTGATGATGATGAAATTTTTGGAATAAAAACTATAAAAATATCAAATGGAATAGATCCTAATGAAATACCAATTATTGATAAAAATGTAAAAAAAAGTATAAATGAAATTAATTTTATAGGAGTTGCAGGAATAGCTTTTTGGCATGGTTTTGATAGATTTATTTTATCTATGGTTGAGTATTATAAAAATAATCCAAAAGAAATAATTAAATTTCATATAGTTGGAGATGGGGATAAAGAAGTAGTAAATAATTTAAAAAAACTAGTTAAAGAAAATAAATTAGAAGATTATGTTACCTTTTATGGATATAAGTCTGGTAAAAAATTGGATGATATATATAATGATTCAGATATAGCAATAGGAAGTCTAGGTTTTTTTAGAACAGGAGATATTATGGGAAGTACATTAAAAGTTAGAGAATATTGTGCAAGAGGAATTCCATTTATTATAGGGTATAAAGACATTTCTTTAAATAAAGAATTAAAATTTTATTATGAAGTATCAAATGATGAAACTTTATTAGATTTAAATAAAATATTAGAATGGTATGAAAATTTAAATGTAAAATCAGAAGAAATTAGAAAATTTGCTATTGAAAACCTTTCATGGGATAAACAGATAAAAATAATTTTAGAAAATATATGA